The following proteins come from a genomic window of Sphaerisporangium rubeum:
- a CDS encoding acyclic terpene utilization AtuA family protein, protein MTSGEAPLRIANCSGFYGDRLSAAREMVDGGPIDVLTGDWLAELTMLILAGNRMKGRPGYARTFLTQMEQVLGTCLDRGIKIVSNAGGLDPAGCAQAVTDLASRLGLTPTVAHITGDDLLAAGTDLGDMTNMDTGEPLTATPVTANAYLGGRPIATALRSGADVVITGRVTDAALVTGPGMWHFGWTATDLDALAGSVVAGHVIECGCQATGGNYSFFEEIPDLPHCGFPIAELHADGSSVITKHPGTGGAVTIGTVTAQLLYEIASPAYQGPDVTAHFDTIHLTQRSPDRVHITGVKGTPPPPTLKVALNYLAGYRNTMTLALTGLDLEAKARLAEEAIFTRVPKSSFTEVHTDLTPTTPAGLALLRITVMSPDQRLAGRAFSSAVVETGLASYPGFYSLTPPTDATPYGVYWPTTTPTTTVHPQVHLSPPPTETVHHTSPDQTAHHTSSTKASHAPPPPATAEPSPRLPGTSLSGADAAGRGTANSAPPYGEKPSPVPAGTDVRWAPLGTIAGARSGDKGGNANLGVWTRTPDEYTWLRTYLTTDRLKELLPETSHLKIDRYDLPNLLAVNFVIHGLLGRGVAASPRLDPQAKALGEQLRAQLVPIPPRRSA, encoded by the coding sequence ATGACGAGCGGCGAGGCGCCGTTGCGGATCGCCAACTGCAGCGGCTTCTACGGCGACCGGTTGTCGGCGGCACGCGAGATGGTCGACGGCGGCCCCATCGACGTCCTCACCGGTGACTGGCTGGCCGAGCTGACCATGCTCATCCTGGCCGGAAACCGCATGAAGGGTCGTCCCGGCTACGCGCGCACGTTCCTCACCCAGATGGAACAGGTCCTCGGCACCTGCCTCGACCGCGGCATCAAGATCGTCTCCAACGCCGGCGGCCTGGACCCGGCGGGCTGCGCCCAGGCCGTCACAGATCTGGCGTCCCGTCTCGGCCTCACCCCGACGGTGGCCCACATCACCGGCGACGACCTGCTCGCCGCCGGCACCGACCTCGGCGACATGACCAACATGGACACCGGCGAACCCCTGACCGCCACCCCCGTCACCGCCAACGCCTACCTCGGCGGCCGTCCCATAGCCACCGCGCTCCGGTCCGGCGCCGACGTCGTCATCACCGGCAGGGTCACCGACGCCGCTCTCGTCACCGGCCCCGGCATGTGGCACTTCGGCTGGACCGCCACCGACCTCGACGCTCTCGCCGGCTCCGTCGTGGCGGGCCACGTCATCGAATGCGGCTGCCAGGCCACCGGCGGCAACTACTCCTTCTTCGAGGAGATCCCCGACCTCCCCCACTGCGGCTTCCCCATAGCCGAACTCCACGCCGACGGCTCCAGCGTCATCACCAAACACCCCGGCACCGGCGGCGCCGTGACCATCGGCACCGTCACCGCACAACTCCTCTACGAGATCGCCTCCCCCGCCTACCAGGGCCCCGACGTCACAGCCCACTTCGACACCATCCACCTCACTCAGCGATCCCCCGACCGCGTCCACATCACCGGCGTCAAAGGCACCCCTCCACCTCCGACCCTGAAAGTGGCCCTCAACTACCTGGCCGGCTACCGCAACACCATGACCCTGGCCCTCACCGGCCTCGACCTCGAAGCCAAAGCCCGCCTGGCCGAAGAAGCCATCTTCACCCGAGTCCCGAAATCCTCCTTCACCGAAGTCCACACCGACCTCACCCCCACCACCCCCGCCGGCCTGGCCCTCCTCCGCATCACCGTCATGTCCCCCGACCAGCGCCTTGCCGGCCGCGCCTTCTCCTCCGCCGTCGTGGAAACCGGCCTGGCGAGCTACCCCGGCTTCTACTCCCTCACCCCACCCACCGACGCCACCCCCTACGGCGTCTACTGGCCCACCACGACCCCCACCACCACCGTCCACCCACAAGTCCACCTGTCCCCCCCACCAACCGAGACCGTGCACCACACCTCCCCCGACCAGACCGCACACCACACGTCCTCCACGAAGGCAAGCCACGCACCCCCACCCCCCGCCACCGCCGAGCCCTCCCCCCGCCTCCCCGGCACCTCCCTCTCCGGCGCCGACGCGGCGGGACGTGGTACGGCGAATTCGGCGCCGCCGTACGGCGAGAAACCCTCCCCCGTACCTGCCGGCACAGATGTCCGATGGGCCCCGTTGGGAACGATCGCCGGAGCCCGCTCAGGCGACAAAGGCGGCAACGCCAACCTCGGCGTCTGGACCCGCACTCCGGACGAGTACACGTGGCTGCGCACCTACCTCACCACAGACCGCCTCAAAGAACTCCTCCCGGAAACGAGCCACCTGAAGATCGACCGCTACGACCTCCCCAACCTCCTGGCCGTGAACTTCGTCATCCACGGCCTACTCGGCCGCGGCGTAGCGGCATCCCCCCGCCTCGACCCCCAGGCCAAAGCCCTCGGCGAACAACTCCGAGCCCAGCTCGTCCCCATCCCCCCACGCCGGAGTGCTTGA
- a CDS encoding enoyl-CoA hydratase-related protein: protein MLVHLETRDGVATLTLDSPANRNALSTRLLAELLDALGQALGDDATRVLVLTGTGTVFCSGADLKEQAASGAPVTGAFPDVLRAIWDSPKPVICRLNGTARAGGLGLVAACDFAIAPDTATFAFSEVRLGVVPAMIAVTVLRRLDPRAASEYFLTGEVFDATRAVGIGLLTRAVPPGTLDDTVAHYTGMLLKGGPESLAITKRLVRTVPSMSVDEGLRQMADLSAERFTSAEGQEGISAFREKRPASWIPAPDGATGERPA, encoded by the coding sequence ATGCTCGTTCATCTGGAGACACGCGACGGCGTGGCGACCCTCACCCTGGACTCCCCCGCCAACCGCAACGCACTGTCCACCCGGCTGCTCGCCGAACTGCTCGACGCTCTCGGCCAGGCGCTCGGCGACGACGCCACACGCGTGCTCGTCCTCACCGGCACCGGCACCGTCTTCTGCTCAGGCGCCGACCTCAAGGAGCAGGCCGCGTCCGGCGCACCGGTCACCGGCGCGTTCCCCGACGTGCTGCGCGCCATCTGGGACAGCCCCAAGCCGGTGATCTGCCGACTGAACGGCACCGCACGCGCCGGCGGCCTCGGCCTGGTCGCGGCCTGCGACTTCGCCATCGCCCCCGACACCGCCACGTTCGCGTTCAGCGAGGTACGTCTCGGCGTCGTCCCCGCGATGATCGCCGTGACCGTCCTGCGGCGCCTCGACCCCCGCGCCGCGTCCGAGTACTTCCTCACCGGCGAGGTCTTCGACGCCACCCGGGCCGTCGGCATCGGTCTTCTCACCCGCGCCGTCCCCCCCGGGACCCTGGACGACACGGTCGCGCACTACACCGGAATGCTGCTCAAAGGCGGCCCCGAGTCCCTGGCGATCACCAAGCGGCTGGTGCGCACCGTCCCCTCGATGTCCGTGGACGAGGGCCTGCGCCAGATGGCGGACCTCTCCGCCGAACGCTTCACCTCGGCCGAAGGCCAGGAAGGCATCAGCGCCTTCCGGGAGAAACGTCCCGCCTCCTGGATCCCGGCCCCGGACGGCGCGACCGGGGAGCGGCCGGCATGA